The following proteins are co-located in the Sphingobacteriia bacterium genome:
- a CDS encoding TerC/Alx family metal homeostasis membrane protein translates to MIHHSIWLWIIFIILVLVLLILDIGVFHKEKKEISFKQSLYYSLFYFVIALCFSVFIYFKIGANGTKEYLTGYLIEKTLALDNIFVISMVFQYFAIPRIYQHRVLFWGILGVIVLRAILIGVGATLVHEFEWIMYIFGLFLLVTGIKMVLIKEQTFDLNNNFILKFIKKHFKVTETLHEEKFFVKIKENKGKAVYYCTPLFVCLVIIEVIDLVFAIDSVPAIFAITNDPYIVYTSNIFAILGLRTLYFTLAEMVHRFKYLKYSLSALLIFIGGKILLSEFIGKIPASISLIVTVVVLLLGILYSIYKTNSKEVKK, encoded by the coding sequence ATGATACATCATTCAATTTGGTTATGGATAATTTTCATAATCTTAGTCTTAGTATTATTAATTCTCGATATTGGAGTGTTTCATAAAGAAAAAAAGGAAATAAGTTTTAAGCAAAGCTTATATTATAGCTTATTCTATTTTGTTATTGCTCTATGCTTTTCAGTTTTTATTTATTTCAAAATCGGTGCGAATGGCACAAAAGAATATTTAACAGGCTATTTAATTGAGAAAACTTTAGCTTTAGACAATATATTTGTTATTTCAATGGTTTTTCAGTATTTCGCAATTCCTCGCATATACCAACACAGAGTATTATTCTGGGGAATTTTAGGGGTTATAGTATTAAGAGCTATATTAATAGGAGTAGGGGCTACTCTCGTTCACGAATTTGAATGGATAATGTATATTTTTGGTTTGTTCCTACTTGTTACAGGAATAAAAATGGTTTTAATTAAAGAACAAACATTTGACCTTAATAACAATTTTATACTTAAATTTATTAAAAAGCATTTTAAAGTTACTGAAACTCTTCATGAAGAGAAATTTTTTGTTAAAATTAAGGAAAATAAAGGTAAAGCGGTATATTATTGTACCCCTTTATTTGTTTGTTTAGTAATTATTGAGGTAATTGACTTAGTTTTTGCAATTGATAGTGTTCCTGCAATATTTGCTATAACCAATGATCCATATATTGTCTATACTAGTAATATATTCGCTATCTTAGGGTTAAGAACTCTTTATTTTACCCTTGCAGAAATGGTTCATCGCTTTAAATACCTAAAATATTCTTTATCTGCTTTACTTATTTTTATCGGTGGAAAAATCTTGCTTAGCGAGTTTATAGGAAAAATCCCTGCAAGTATTTCATTAATAGTTACCGTCGTAGTCCTATTATTAGGAATTTTATATTCAATTTATAAGACTAATAGCAAGGAAGTTAAAAAATAA
- a CDS encoding response regulator: MTVDKAIPILVVDDYKTMIRIIKNLLNQLGFKNVDDATNCNMALSKLQEKNYAIVIADWNMEPMNGLDLFKKTRTDEKFKTTKFILVTSESKPEEVIAAKEAGINNFIVKPFNIETLKSNLEKILGVFLN; encoded by the coding sequence ATGACGGTTGATAAAGCTATTCCTATACTGGTTGTAGATGACTATAAAACAATGATTAGAATTATAAAAAACCTATTGAATCAATTAGGATTTAAGAACGTTGACGATGCGACAAATTGCAATATGGCTTTATCAAAACTTCAAGAAAAAAACTATGCTATAGTTATTGCTGACTGGAATATGGAGCCAATGAATGGTTTGGACCTTTTTAAAAAAACTCGTACAGATGAAAAATTTAAAACTACTAAATTTATTTTAGTTACTTCTGAAAGTAAGCCAGAAGAGGTAATAGCAGCTAAAGAAGCAGGGATAAATAATTTTATAGTAAAACCTTTCAATATTGAAACCTTAAAGTCTAATTTAGAAAAAATTTTAGGGGTCTTTTTAAACTAA
- a CDS encoding TIGR00730 family Rossman fold protein, translating into MSLTPSKKNLNPDKKYIGVFCSADDKISNYYKQEAFKLGELLATSNHNLLTGGSKTGLMKEVVDGFVTTSSQDNIVGVLPNVQKGLDICHPSIKETNLFWCESMHLRLAKFHELCEGVIVLPGGFGTLHELLDFLVSKQIQVSKVPIIIVNINGYWDHFFDLANSMIKAKALAPQHLKFFRVVYKVEDAVPMLLVSVTSQGLTDRYWEISCTSNSDEYIL; encoded by the coding sequence ATGTCTTTGACACCAAGTAAAAAAAACTTAAACCCTGATAAAAAATATATTGGGGTTTTTTGTAGCGCTGATGATAAAATTTCTAATTATTATAAGCAAGAAGCTTTTAAGCTTGGTGAATTATTAGCCACTTCTAATCATAATTTACTTACCGGCGGTTCTAAAACTGGTTTAATGAAAGAAGTAGTAGATGGATTTGTTACTACTTCTTCTCAAGATAATATCGTTGGAGTTCTACCAAACGTACAAAAAGGTTTAGATATTTGCCACCCATCAATAAAGGAAACTAACCTTTTTTGGTGTGAAAGCATGCATTTAAGGCTGGCTAAATTTCATGAATTGTGTGAAGGGGTAATTGTGTTACCGGGTGGTTTTGGAACATTACATGAATTATTAGATTTTTTAGTAAGTAAACAAATACAAGTTTCTAAAGTCCCTATAATTATAGTAAATATTAATGGATATTGGGATCATTTTTTTGATCTTGCTAACTCTATGATAAAGGCTAAAGCCTTAGCACCTCAGCATTTAAAATTTTTTAGAGTAGTATATAAAGTAGAAGATGCAGTCCCTATGTTATTAGTAAGTGTGACTTCACAAGGGTTAACAGATCGTTATTGGGAAATTAGTTGCACCTCAAATTCTGATGAATATATTTTATAA
- a CDS encoding NADP-dependent isocitrate dehydrogenase, which produces MKIDVKNPIVEIDGDEMTRIIWDLIKQKLILPYLNIDLKYFDLSIQNRDKTDDEVTKEAAKAIQQYGVGVKCATITPDEKRVQQFNLKKMWPSPNGTIRNILDGTVFREPIICKNIPLLVPGWKKPIIIARHAFGDQYKATDFKIDKPGKLTLTFTPSDGSAPITKDVYEFTGGGVALGMYNVDKSIRSFAKSCFIYALAKKQSVYFSSKNTILKQYDGKFKDIFEEVYNSEFKTQFEALGLSYEHRLIDDMVAFSLKSQGGYLWACKNYDGDVQSDIVAQGFGSLGLMTSVLLSPDGKTVETEAAHGTVTRHYEEFLKGNKTSTNPMATIFAWTRALIYRADFDNNPALKTFAENLEASCIKTIESGKMTKDLSLLIGKDHKYLTTEEFIDAVVDNM; this is translated from the coding sequence ATGAAAATTGATGTAAAAAATCCGATTGTAGAAATTGATGGCGATGAAATGACCAGAATTATCTGGGATCTCATTAAACAAAAACTTATTCTTCCTTATTTAAATATTGATTTAAAATATTTTGATCTATCTATTCAAAATCGCGATAAAACAGATGATGAAGTAACAAAAGAAGCGGCTAAAGCAATTCAACAATATGGCGTTGGTGTTAAATGTGCGACTATTACACCTGACGAAAAAAGAGTACAACAATTTAATCTTAAAAAAATGTGGCCATCACCAAATGGTACCATAAGAAATATTTTAGATGGCACTGTTTTTAGAGAACCAATTATTTGTAAAAACATTCCATTGCTTGTTCCTGGTTGGAAAAAACCAATTATTATTGCTCGTCATGCTTTTGGTGATCAGTATAAAGCAACTGATTTTAAAATTGATAAGCCAGGTAAATTAACTCTTACCTTTACTCCATCAGATGGAAGCGCTCCTATCACTAAAGATGTATATGAATTTACAGGCGGCGGTGTTGCTTTGGGAATGTATAATGTTGATAAATCAATTCGTTCATTTGCAAAATCATGTTTTATTTATGCGCTTGCAAAAAAACAATCAGTATATTTTTCAAGTAAAAACACCATTTTAAAACAATATGATGGTAAGTTTAAAGATATTTTTGAAGAAGTTTATAATAGTGAATTCAAAACTCAATTTGAAGCATTAGGGTTAAGTTACGAGCATAGATTAATTGATGATATGGTTGCATTTTCTCTCAAATCACAAGGTGGTTATCTATGGGCATGTAAAAATTATGATGGCGATGTTCAATCTGATATTGTGGCACAAGGTTTTGGTTCATTAGGATTAATGACATCTGTTCTTCTTTCACCGGATGGAAAAACTGTAGAGACAGAAGCAGCTCATGGAACAGTAACAAGACATTATGAAGAATTCTTAAAAGGTAATAAAACTTCTACTAACCCAATGGCTACTATTTTTGCTTGGACAAGAGCATTAATTTATAGAGCTGATTTTGATAATAATCCTGCCTTAAAAACTTTTGCTGAAAATTTAGAGGCAAGTTGTATTAAAACTATTGAATCCGGTAAAATGACAAAAGATTTAAGCTTACTAATTGGTAAGGATCACAAATATTTAACTACAGAAGAATTTATTGATGCCGTTGTCGATAATATGTAA
- a CDS encoding glycosyltransferase, with the protein MNTILNITYHNSEGGVKVSFINFAKTLKEFNYKVYNIVPNKKKFSNSLDNIISNPFVRYARHVFSPFSTIYFFIILRILKPKFIFIHNGKLQKIIHLTKPKNCKVIGVNHGISYKKLFLAEHIITFNNKIKDEYLKNNFTNVSVIHHPLSYIPQNILPKNITNKEQVVIGSLGRLDKEKGYEFFIDVIFELHKILKQKFKVIIGGNGPLNNSLKTKIYSLNLEETIELLDWIENKEAFFKSLDIFCLPSKFEAYGLVVTEAMSYGIPVIATNTPGPEFIIQNEKNGLLVNYGNAKEFAEKILYLINEKEEYKTISTNSINFIKEHSTLENFRKNLSDILFT; encoded by the coding sequence ATGAATACTATACTTAATATTACATATCATAACAGTGAAGGTGGAGTTAAAGTTTCATTTATAAATTTTGCTAAAACTCTTAAGGAGTTTAATTATAAAGTTTATAATATAGTTCCTAATAAAAAAAAATTTTCAAATTCCTTAGATAATATTATTTCCAACCCTTTTGTTAGATATGCAAGGCATGTATTTTCTCCTTTTAGTACCATATATTTTTTTATTATTTTAAGAATACTTAAACCTAAATTCATTTTTATTCATAATGGAAAATTGCAAAAAATTATCCATTTAACTAAGCCTAAGAATTGTAAAGTAATAGGGGTTAATCATGGCATATCATATAAAAAACTTTTTTTAGCTGAACATATAATTACTTTTAACAATAAAATTAAAGATGAGTACTTAAAAAATAATTTCACTAATGTTTCAGTAATTCATCATCCCCTCTCCTATATTCCCCAAAATATTTTGCCAAAAAATATAACTAATAAAGAACAAGTAGTCATTGGCTCCCTTGGAAGACTTGATAAAGAAAAAGGTTATGAATTTTTTATTGATGTTATTTTTGAACTTCATAAAATTTTAAAACAGAAATTTAAAGTTATTATTGGGGGTAACGGGCCTTTAAATAATTCTCTTAAAACGAAAATTTATTCTTTAAATTTAGAAGAAACAATTGAATTATTAGATTGGATAGAAAATAAAGAAGCATTTTTTAAATCACTTGATATTTTTTGTTTACCATCAAAATTTGAAGCTTATGGTTTAGTTGTAACTGAAGCCATGAGTTATGGAATTCCTGTAATTGCAACTAACACGCCTGGACCTGAATTTATAATTCAAAATGAAAAAAATGGATTATTAGTAAATTATGGTAATGCGAAAGAATTTGCAGAAAAGATTTTATATTTAATAAATGAAAAAGAAGAATATAAAACTATATCGACAAATTCTATAAATTTTATTAAAGAACATTCTACATTAGAGAATTTTAGAAAAAATTTAAGTGATATTCTATTTACGTAA
- a CDS encoding alpha/beta hydrolase — translation MIRFIEQYRIAQIKEDSENNLNIVFLPGGPGMGSEYLADFACKLTIPGNLFIADFPGDGSNRNTNKIEYEEWKKGIIKIAEDLRPCVLVTHSFSGMFTLTIPELESKLTGLIIMNSAPDKSWMETLGKTAIEYKLPNINETYMQFYINPTDKNVENIFYASIPYLFLPHEEQQGRELLEVYSYNTQARLWGDTVFHPSYKYKWSPKELPTILIGSKDDRLLPIKLFDDYNDFNRENIQKVILEDAGHFPWLSKFDEINDVISDFIIHL, via the coding sequence ATGATTAGATTTATTGAACAATATAGAATCGCCCAAATAAAAGAAGATTCAGAAAATAATTTAAATATAGTTTTCTTACCAGGTGGTCCGGGAATGGGCTCTGAATATCTAGCTGATTTCGCATGCAAATTAACTATACCTGGTAATTTATTTATAGCTGATTTTCCAGGAGATGGCAGTAATCGTAATACAAATAAAATTGAATATGAAGAATGGAAAAAAGGTATTATAAAGATAGCAGAAGATTTAAGACCTTGCGTATTAGTTACCCATTCTTTTAGTGGAATGTTTACTTTAACTATACCTGAATTAGAAAGTAAGTTAACCGGCTTAATAATTATGAATAGCGCTCCTGATAAAAGCTGGATGGAGACCTTAGGTAAAACTGCTATAGAATATAAATTACCAAATATTAACGAAACTTATATGCAATTCTATATTAACCCAACAGATAAGAATGTAGAAAATATATTTTATGCAAGCATACCTTACTTATTTTTACCTCATGAAGAACAACAGGGTAGAGAATTATTAGAAGTTTACTCTTATAATACTCAAGCAAGGTTATGGGGAGATACAGTTTTTCATCCAAGTTATAAATATAAATGGTCTCCTAAAGAACTTCCTACAATTTTAATTGGAAGCAAAGATGATAGATTGTTACCGATAAAATTATTTGATGACTATAATGATTTTAATAGAGAAAATATTCAAAAAGTTATTTTAGAAGATGCTGGACACTTTCCATGGTTAAGTAAATTTGATGAAATTAATGATGTTATTTCAGATTTTATAATACATCTTTAA
- a CDS encoding beta-lactamase family protein: MKFFSIKLIILIKIFFISLPGFADNNLRNLPHLENFIKTLENDQKGLQGGAIAILYKGNVIYKNTFGYCHERETLITSKTLFPLASVSKTVAATAIALLDDRNEIDIEKNYLLSFLHHKVNLKNILNHTTGYLLTGNRQIEDGMERGQILKKIIQQKPACKPNNCYFYSNILFSTAEEILNINNTNLANAISQLSSVLNLKELQVLPIKPDSNIAYPHIEKKNIIKALPFPPYYPKAAPASAGVFASIDNMIELLKLQSGYRPDLISQETLNKLFTPYIINDDLKKFPLTWPIPLTEIDSYYGLGWRILKAKPYPNKDLIFHSGYINGIVSFVGFIPSEETGIIILLNQTSKFAFQKGIDFWKVFLK, translated from the coding sequence ATGAAATTTTTTTCTATTAAACTAATAATATTAATTAAAATATTTTTTATAAGCCTTCCTGGATTTGCTGATAATAATTTAAGAAATCTACCCCATCTAGAAAATTTTATTAAAACTCTTGAAAACGATCAAAAAGGATTGCAAGGTGGGGCTATTGCTATTTTATACAAAGGAAATGTTATATATAAAAATACCTTTGGTTATTGTCACGAAAGAGAAACTTTAATTACTTCTAAAACATTATTCCCTTTAGCTTCTGTTTCCAAAACAGTAGCTGCAACTGCAATAGCATTATTAGATGATAGAAATGAAATAGATATTGAAAAAAACTACTTGCTATCTTTCCTTCATCATAAAGTAAATTTAAAAAATATATTAAATCACACTACAGGTTATTTATTGACCGGTAATCGGCAAATTGAAGATGGAATGGAAAGAGGACAAATTCTAAAAAAAATTATTCAACAAAAACCTGCATGCAAGCCAAATAATTGTTACTTTTATAGCAATATACTTTTTAGCACTGCCGAAGAAATATTAAATATTAATAATACCAATTTAGCTAATGCCATTAGTCAATTATCTTCAGTGTTAAATTTAAAGGAATTACAAGTATTACCAATAAAACCAGATTCTAATATTGCTTATCCTCATATTGAGAAAAAAAATATAATAAAAGCTTTACCCTTCCCTCCTTATTATCCAAAAGCTGCTCCAGCGTCTGCAGGCGTTTTTGCTTCAATAGATAACATGATTGAGCTTTTAAAATTACAATCAGGCTATAGACCAGACTTAATTAGTCAAGAAACTTTAAATAAGCTTTTCACCCCCTATATTATTAATGATGATTTAAAAAAATTTCCACTTACTTGGCCCATTCCATTAACAGAAATTGACTCATATTATGGACTTGGATGGAGAATTTTAAAAGCCAAACCATACCCAAATAAAGATTTAATCTTTCATAGTGGTTACATTAACGGTATTGTATCATTCGTAGGATTCATCCCTTCTGAAGAAACTGGAATTATAATTTTATTAAATCAAACTTCAAAATTCGCTTTTCAAAAAGGCATTGATTTTTGGAAAGTGTTTTTAAAGTGA
- a CDS encoding M15 family metallopeptidase has product MKYLIKCLSILLILTNIVLANNLPKNFVYLHQLDPSIDQYIEFATNDNPVGAPLDGYEGNQTICTIQAAQAIMKAQKILKKAYPHYSLQIRDAYRPVIAVEHIKRWVNNLDDQETKAKYYPTIDKSEILGKLAAANKSSHSRGSTFDLLIIDTNTNQPLDFGPMYFGDYSAIDYKGLTAKQNNNRQLLRRIMLANGFKPYNAEFWHFTLINEPYPNTYFNFKIRNEK; this is encoded by the coding sequence ATGAAATATCTAATAAAGTGTTTGAGTATATTATTAATATTAACGAATATAGTTTTAGCTAATAACTTACCTAAAAACTTTGTTTACTTACATCAATTGGATCCTTCAATAGATCAATATATAGAGTTTGCAACCAATGATAATCCCGTTGGTGCACCCCTAGATGGTTATGAAGGCAATCAAACAATCTGCACTATTCAAGCTGCTCAGGCGATAATGAAAGCACAAAAAATATTGAAAAAAGCATATCCTCATTATTCTTTACAAATTAGGGACGCGTATAGACCAGTAATAGCAGTTGAGCACATTAAGAGGTGGGTTAATAATCTTGATGATCAAGAAACTAAAGCAAAATATTACCCTACTATTGATAAAAGCGAGATCTTAGGTAAATTAGCAGCAGCTAATAAATCTTCTCATAGTAGAGGTAGTACCTTTGATCTGTTGATTATTGATACTAATACTAATCAACCGCTTGATTTTGGGCCTATGTATTTTGGAGACTACAGCGCTATAGATTATAAAGGTCTAACCGCTAAACAGAATAATAACAGGCAATTACTACGTAGGATAATGCTTGCCAATGGTTTTAAACCATATAATGCTGAATTTTGGCATTTCACCTTAATCAATGAGCCTTACCCAAATACATATTTTAATTTTAAGATCCGTAATGAAAAATAA